In a genomic window of Hyalangium gracile:
- a CDS encoding 3'-5' exoribonuclease YhaM family protein encodes MTTDNPAETPGPATEGGSVETVRKVYAKDLREKDRVNTVFRVTQKNKVTARSGKVFLALTLGDKSGEIDARVFDKVDEFEPGFAPGDYVLIQGHVINFHGKTQVVVEALERLDPGPLDPKEFEPPPAPPAPAEAAAPQDKGQEKEKDKAQDKPQQAPEKREEGAEKRPGRDDGAGPRAVGLIRELITERVNDPHVKQLLLAFLDDPQIAAGLPNAPAAKGIHHAYRGGLAEHLLSVMRLTLRVADHYPMADRDLLLAGALLHDVMKVAEISSEKGFDYTDEGKLVGHLVMTAQKIREKTLAIPGFPPALEHHLTHLVLAHHGKLEYGSPKLPMTIEAFIVHALDSLDSRIAAWLEAMARDPNDRWTEPLKHYDRQLWKGPSPTARGKSPVETRRKSREERRKSKEKGGAPQGAQAGQSGAEEGSPTPPRKDKERPPREQRPPREGRPPREERPPREERPPREERAPREERPARPPRDPSTLPQELTFKPFSALTSLAPATEKPEAPASKSEGEGTTEG; translated from the coding sequence ATGACGACTGACAACCCGGCTGAGACTCCAGGGCCCGCCACCGAGGGCGGCTCCGTCGAGACAGTGCGCAAGGTCTACGCGAAGGATCTGCGGGAGAAGGACCGCGTCAACACCGTCTTCCGCGTCACGCAGAAGAACAAGGTGACGGCGCGCAGCGGCAAGGTGTTCCTCGCCCTGACGCTCGGAGACAAGAGCGGCGAGATCGACGCGCGCGTGTTCGACAAGGTGGACGAGTTCGAGCCCGGCTTCGCGCCGGGGGACTACGTCCTCATCCAGGGCCATGTGATCAACTTCCACGGCAAGACGCAGGTCGTGGTCGAGGCGCTCGAGCGCCTGGATCCGGGCCCGCTGGACCCCAAGGAGTTCGAGCCGCCTCCGGCTCCGCCCGCTCCCGCCGAGGCCGCGGCGCCCCAGGACAAGGGCCAGGAGAAGGAGAAAGACAAGGCCCAGGACAAGCCCCAGCAGGCGCCGGAGAAGCGCGAGGAGGGCGCGGAGAAGCGCCCCGGTCGCGACGATGGCGCGGGCCCTCGGGCGGTGGGCCTGATTCGCGAGCTCATCACCGAGCGCGTGAACGATCCGCACGTGAAGCAGCTGCTGCTGGCGTTCCTGGACGACCCGCAGATCGCCGCGGGCCTGCCGAACGCCCCCGCCGCCAAGGGCATCCACCATGCCTACCGGGGCGGGCTGGCCGAGCACCTGCTGTCCGTGATGCGGCTGACGTTGCGGGTGGCGGACCACTACCCCATGGCGGACCGGGACCTGCTGCTGGCGGGCGCCCTGCTCCATGACGTGATGAAGGTGGCGGAGATCTCCTCGGAGAAGGGGTTCGACTACACCGACGAGGGCAAGCTGGTCGGCCACCTGGTGATGACGGCGCAGAAGATCCGCGAGAAGACGCTGGCCATCCCAGGCTTCCCGCCCGCGCTCGAGCACCACCTCACCCACCTGGTGCTGGCGCACCATGGGAAGCTGGAGTACGGCTCGCCCAAGCTGCCCATGACGATCGAGGCGTTCATCGTCCACGCGCTGGACTCGCTGGACTCGCGGATCGCCGCGTGGCTCGAGGCCATGGCGCGTGACCCGAACGACCGGTGGACGGAGCCGCTCAAGCACTATGATCGTCAGCTCTGGAAGGGCCCCTCGCCCACGGCCCGGGGCAAGTCGCCGGTGGAGACGCGCCGCAAGTCGCGCGAGGAGCGCCGCAAGTCCAAGGAGAAGGGCGGCGCGCCCCAGGGTGCGCAGGCGGGACAGTCGGGTGCCGAGGAAGGCAGCCCCACGCCACCGCGCAAGGACAAGGAGCGTCCTCCGCGCGAGCAGCGCCCGCCTCGCGAGGGCCGTCCTCCCCGTGAGGAGCGCCCGCCGCGAGAGGAGCGCCCGCCGCGAGAGGAGCGTGCGCCCCGCGAGGAGCGCCCGGCCCGCCCGCCGCGCGATCCGAGCACCCTGCCCCAGGAGCTGACCTTCAAGCCCTTTAGCGCGCTGACCTCACTGGCACCCGCCACCGAAAAGCCCGAGGCCCCGGCGTCGAAGTCCGAGGGTGAAGGCACCACGGAAGGCTGA